One Fusobacterium sp. genomic window, TCTTCTGCTGTTTCATCAGCTTTATTTGCTACTATAGCTTCGTATTCAGCTTGATATAATGCTGGTCTTATATTATCAGTCATTCCTCCATCAATAAATATATATTTCACTCCACCATAAGTAGTTTTTGTTCCTCCAACTGTATATAAAGTACTCCCTGCATTTGCTACAATACTTCTTCCAGGTTCAATAGAAACCTTTTCCAACTTCATTTTTTCAGCTTCTAAACTTCTTTCTAAATGTTCTATCATAGATTTCATAAACTGTTCTACATCTATTGCTGTATCTTTCTCAGTATAATATACTCCAAATCCACCACCAAGATTTATTTCTGGAATATATATTCCTAAAGCTTCTGATATTTTTTTAGTTTCTTTTACCATTGATTCAATTCCTTCATGGAAAGCTTTGGTATCAAATATTTGGGAACCAATATGACAATGAAAACCTAAAAATTCCATATTTCTATCTTTAACTATTTTTTCTACTATTTCTGCTATTCTATCATCAAATATTGATTCTCCAAATTTTGATGAATGTTTAGAAGTTTTTATATACTCATGTGTATGCGCATCTATTCCTATATTTACTCTCAACATAACTTTAACTTTTTTATTTTTTTCTTTACATATTTTTGATAATCTTTCAATTTCTTCTTCATTATCAATAATAATACTTCCTATTTCATAATCAAGACACATTTCCAATTCTTCATCAGTTTTATTATTTCCATGCATATGAACCTTTTTCATAGGAAGTCCACTTGCTTTTATAGTATATAATTCCCCACCAGATACAGCATCTATATCTATATCATATTTTTCAACTAACTGACATATAGCTTTTGATAAAAATGCTTTTGACGCATATACAATGGATGTATTAAATTTATTGCTTTTAAAATTATTTTTATATTTAATTATATTTTCTTCTATGAGAGCTTGATCCATTATATATAGAGGTGTACCATATTTCTTTGCTAATTCAGTTACTTTCACCCCCCCTATTTCAAGTATTCCATTTTCTGTTTTCATAGTACCAAATAATTTCATTATCTTCCTCCTAATTTAAGTTTTTCTAAGCTGCACTATATTAATAACTTAATAAAGTTTTTTCTTTTTTGAAAAGTATATCTGGCATATTGTAGAGCCTAATAATATTCCTACTGCTATAGCTCCAGCTACTATAAATGTCTGTATTCCTTTTTGAACTGTCATCTGCATATCGTTTTTTATAAGCCCATACATAGTATAGTAAACACCACTTCCTGGAACTAATGGTATAAATCCTCCAATAAGAAATGTTATTGCAGGAGATTTTAATTTTCTGGCCATTATTTCAGAATATATTGTCATTGATAAAGAAGCTGCTAAAAACGCTATTGCTTCTGATAAATTTACTTTTAATGATATTAAGTAAAAAAACCATCCTATCCCACCACTTATTCCTGCATAGAATAATTTTTTTCTATTTAATCCAAAAAGTATTCCAAATCCTAAAGTTGCTGTTATTGCTGCAGCTATTTGAATAATCATTCTTCCCTCCATAAATCATAGAAAAATAGAAAGTATCATTCCTGATCCAGAAGCTAATGCTATCCCTGTAGTTACAGCTTCTACTCCTCTTGATATTCCTGAAACAAAATCTCCAGCTATAATATCTCTTATAGAATTAGTAAAAGATATTCCTGGAACGAGAAGCATCAAGGCAGATATTATAGAAATAGATATGTCATCTATAAAGTTAAACTTAAAAAATGTCAATGAAATTATAGC contains:
- the lysA gene encoding diaminopimelate decarboxylase, with protein sequence MKLFGTMKTENGILEIGGVKVTELAKKYGTPLYIMDQALIEENIIKYKNNFKSNKFNTSIVYASKAFLSKAICQLVEKYDIDIDAVSGGELYTIKASGLPMKKVHMHGNNKTDEELEMCLDYEIGSIIIDNEEEIERLSKICKEKNKKVKVMLRVNIGIDAHTHEYIKTSKHSSKFGESIFDDRIAEIVEKIVKDRNMEFLGFHCHIGSQIFDTKAFHEGIESMVKETKKISEALGIYIPEINLGGGFGVYYTEKDTAIDVEQFMKSMIEHLERSLEAEKMKLEKVSIEPGRSIVANAGSTLYTVGGTKTTYGGVKYIFIDGGMTDNIRPALYQAEYEAIVANKADETAEEVVTIAGKCCESGDLIIKNEKLAKAEAGDLVLVATTGAYGYSMSNNYNKAPRPAVVFVKDGKSALSIKRESFEDLVKNDVLIAL
- a CDS encoding threonine/serine exporter family protein, with translation MIIQIAAAITATLGFGILFGLNRKKLFYAGISGGIGWFFYLISLKVNLSEAIAFLAASLSMTIYSEIMARKLKSPAITFLIGGFIPLVPGSGVYYTMYGLIKNDMQMTVQKGIQTFIVAGAIAVGILLGSTICQIYFSKKKKLY